One Hordeum vulgare subsp. vulgare chromosome 4H, MorexV3_pseudomolecules_assembly, whole genome shotgun sequence DNA window includes the following coding sequences:
- the LOC123446979 gene encoding putative ripening-related protein 4 gives MANAKLLAVFALLQVLSVLLHVHGVSGAISLTHKRAKRPGGGKCHISGFLRGKAGKCNPEHGSDCCVSGHRYPQFRCSPPVSAETPAILTLNSFAAGGDGGGKSFCDNRFHPDSARVVALSTGWLRLDGTRRCNKMIRINGNGRSVLAKVVDECDSVNGCDEEHNFEPPCPNNAVDGSPAVWKALGLKQSIGEFKVTWSDV, from the coding sequence ATGGCTAACGCGAAGCTGCTGGCCGTATTTGCTCTCCTGCAGGTCCTATCGGTCCTCCTCCACGTCCATGGCGTCTCCGGGGCCATCAGCCTGACGCACAAGCGTGCAAAGCGGCCCGGCGGCGGGAAATGCCACATCAGCGGCTTCCTCCGCGGCAAGGCCGGCAAGTGCAACCCGGAGCACGGTTCCGACTGTTGCGTCTCCGGCCACCGCTACCCGCAGTTCCGGTGCTCGCCCCCGGTGTCGGCGGAGACGCCGGCGATCCTGACGCTGAACAGCTTCGCGGCAGGAGGAGACGGTGGAGGCAAGTCCTTCTGCGACAACCGGTTCCACCCGGACAGCGCGCGGGTGGTGGCGCTGTCCACGGGGTGGCTGCGCCTGGACGGCACGCGAAGGTGCAACAAGATGATCCGCATCAACGGGAACGGGCGGTCGGTGCTGGCCAAGGTGGTGGACGAGTGCGACTCGGTGAACGGCTGCGACGAGGAGCATAATTTCGAGCCACCGTGCCCGAACAACGCCGTGGACGGATCGCCGGCGGTGTGGAAGGCGCTGGGGCTCAAGCAGTCGATTGGAGAGTTCAAGGTCACCTGGTCTGATGTCTGA